The following are encoded in a window of Citrobacter freundii genomic DNA:
- the surA gene encoding peptidylprolyl isomerase SurA: MKNWKTLLLGIAMVANTSFAAPQVVDKVAAVVNNGVVLESDVDGLMQSVKLNAGQAGQQLPDDATLRHQILERLIMDQIVLQMGQKMGVKITDEQLDQAIANIAKQNNMTLDQMRSRLAHDGLSYSTYRNQIRKEMTISEVRNNEVRRRVTILPQEVDALAQQVGNQNDASTELNLSHILIPLPENPSSDQVNEAESQARAVVEEARNGSDFGKLAITYSADQQALKGGQMGWGRIQELPGIFAQALSTAKKGDIIGPIRSGVGFHILKVNDMRGQSQSISVTEVHARHILLKPSPIMTDQQARLKLEQIAADIKSGKTTFAAAAKEFSQDPGSANQGGDLGWAAADIFDPAFRDALTRLNKGQMSAPVHSSFGWHLIELLDTRNVDKTDAAQKDRAYRMLMNRKFSEEAATWMQEQRASAYVKILSN; the protein is encoded by the coding sequence ATGAAGAACTGGAAAACGCTGCTTCTCGGTATCGCCATGGTCGCGAATACCAGTTTCGCTGCCCCACAGGTAGTCGATAAAGTCGCAGCCGTCGTCAATAACGGCGTCGTTCTGGAAAGCGACGTTGATGGCTTAATGCAGTCAGTAAAACTTAATGCGGGTCAGGCGGGTCAGCAATTACCCGACGACGCAACACTGCGCCATCAGATCCTCGAACGTTTGATCATGGATCAAATCGTTCTGCAGATGGGTCAGAAGATGGGGGTGAAAATCACTGATGAGCAGTTGGATCAGGCCATCGCCAACATCGCTAAGCAGAACAATATGACGCTGGACCAGATGCGCAGTCGTCTGGCCCACGATGGTCTGAGTTATTCGACTTATCGTAACCAGATCCGTAAAGAGATGACCATCTCTGAAGTGCGTAACAATGAAGTTCGCCGTCGCGTCACCATTCTGCCGCAGGAAGTGGATGCTCTGGCTCAGCAGGTTGGCAATCAAAATGATGCCAGCACTGAGCTGAACCTGAGCCACATTCTGATTCCGTTACCGGAAAACCCATCCTCCGACCAGGTTAATGAAGCAGAAAGCCAGGCGCGTGCTGTCGTCGAAGAAGCACGTAACGGTAGCGATTTCGGTAAACTGGCGATCACCTATTCCGCAGACCAGCAGGCGCTGAAAGGCGGCCAGATGGGATGGGGACGTATTCAGGAACTGCCAGGCATCTTTGCACAGGCACTCAGCACTGCGAAAAAAGGCGATATCATCGGCCCGATTCGTTCAGGTGTCGGCTTCCACATTCTGAAAGTCAACGATATGCGTGGCCAGAGCCAGAGCATCTCCGTAACGGAAGTTCATGCCCGCCATATCCTGCTGAAACCGTCTCCGATCATGACCGATCAGCAGGCGCGTCTGAAACTGGAGCAAATCGCGGCTGATATTAAGAGCGGTAAAACGACCTTTGCCGCCGCGGCTAAAGAGTTCTCTCAGGATCCTGGCTCTGCAAACCAGGGCGGCGATCTGGGTTGGGCGGCAGCGGATATTTTCGATCCAGCCTTCCGCGATGCGCTGACCCGACTGAACAAAGGTCAGATGAGCGCTCCGGTGCACTCCTCTTTTGGCTGGCACTTGATCGAACTGCTGGACACGCGTAACGTTGATAAAACTGACGCCGCGCAGAAAGACAGAGCCTACCGCATGCTGATGAACCGTAAGTTCTCAGAAGAAGCGGCGACCTGGATGCAAGAACAGCGTGCCAGCGCGTACGTTAAAATTCTGAGCAACTAA
- the pdxA gene encoding 4-hydroxythreonine-4-phosphate dehydrogenase PdxA, with the protein MVRTQRVVITPGEPAGIGPDLVVQLAQREWPVELVVCADAALLSNRAAMLGLPLSLLPYSPDIPAKPQAAGTLMLLPIALRAPVIAGQLAVENGPYVVDTLARACDGCLQGEFAALITGPVHKGVINDAGVPFTGHTEYFEERSQAKKVVMMLATEELRVALATTHLPLRDVADAITPTLLREVIGILHHDLRTKFGLNDPQILVCGLNPHAGEGGHMGTEEIDTLIPVLDEMRGQGMKLRGPLPADTLFQPKYLDSADAVLAMYHDQGLPVLKYQGFGRGVNITLGLPFIRTSVDHGTALELAGRGQADVGSFITALNLAIKMIVNTNE; encoded by the coding sequence ATGGTCCGTACTCAACGCGTTGTCATCACTCCCGGCGAACCCGCCGGGATTGGTCCGGACCTGGTGGTCCAGCTTGCGCAGCGTGAGTGGCCGGTTGAACTCGTCGTCTGCGCCGATGCCGCATTACTTTCGAACCGAGCAGCTATGCTCGGTTTACCGCTTTCGCTCCTCCCCTACTCTCCTGATATCCCAGCCAAACCACAAGCAGCGGGCACATTGATGCTGTTACCGATTGCGCTGCGGGCACCTGTCATTGCGGGGCAACTGGCGGTAGAGAATGGACCGTATGTGGTTGATACGCTGGCTCGCGCATGCGACGGTTGCTTACAGGGTGAATTCGCCGCGCTGATTACTGGCCCGGTTCACAAGGGCGTGATCAACGATGCCGGCGTGCCGTTTACCGGACACACTGAGTACTTTGAAGAACGCTCGCAGGCGAAAAAAGTCGTGATGATGCTGGCGACCGAGGAGCTGCGCGTTGCCCTGGCAACCACGCACCTGCCGCTCAGAGACGTTGCCGATGCCATTACGCCCACACTACTGCGGGAAGTGATCGGCATTCTGCACCATGATTTACGCACCAAGTTTGGCCTGAACGATCCGCAGATTCTGGTCTGCGGCCTGAACCCACATGCGGGGGAAGGCGGTCATATGGGGACGGAAGAGATCGATACGCTCATTCCAGTACTGGATGAAATGCGTGGTCAGGGAATGAAATTACGCGGTCCACTGCCCGCAGATACCCTGTTTCAACCTAAATATCTCGATAGCGCGGATGCCGTGCTGGCAATGTACCACGATCAGGGTCTCCCCGTGCTAAAATACCAGGGATTTGGTCGCGGTGTGAATATCACACTGGGCCTGCCCTTTATTCGCACATCCGTTGATCACGGCACCGCACTCGAACTTGCGGGTCGTGGGCAAGCAGATGTCGGCAGTTTTATTACGGCGCTTAACCTCGCCATCAAAATGATTGTTAATACTAATGAATAA
- the rsmA gene encoding 16S rRNA (adenine(1518)-N(6)/adenine(1519)-N(6))-dimethyltransferase RsmA — protein sequence MNNRVHQGHLARKRFGQNFLNDQFVIESIVSAINPQKGQAMVEIGPGLAALTEPVGERLDKLTVIELDRDLAARLQTHPFLGPKLTIYQQDAMTMDFGELSQTLGQPLRVFGNLPYNISTPLMFHLFTYTDAIADMHFMLQKEVVNRLVAGPNSKAYGRLTVMAQYYCQVIPVLEVPPSAFTPAPKVDSAVVRLVPHATMPYPVKDVRVLSRITTEAFNQRRKTVRNSLGNLFSVEVLTELGVDPALRAENISVAQYCRMANYLSEKASSKES from the coding sequence ATGAATAATCGAGTCCATCAGGGCCATTTAGCCCGTAAACGTTTCGGGCAAAACTTCCTCAACGATCAGTTTGTGATCGAAAGTATTGTCTCTGCGATCAACCCGCAAAAGGGTCAGGCCATGGTCGAAATCGGCCCGGGCCTTGCGGCATTAACCGAGCCGGTAGGTGAACGTCTGGACAAGCTCACGGTCATTGAACTGGACCGCGATCTGGCCGCACGCCTGCAAACGCACCCGTTTTTAGGGCCGAAGCTGACTATCTATCAGCAAGATGCTATGACCATGGACTTCGGCGAGTTGTCGCAAACCCTGGGTCAGCCGCTGCGCGTATTTGGTAACCTGCCATACAACATCTCCACGCCGCTGATGTTCCATCTTTTTACCTATACTGATGCCATTGCCGACATGCATTTCATGTTGCAAAAAGAAGTGGTCAACCGTCTGGTTGCAGGGCCAAACAGTAAAGCGTATGGTCGACTAACCGTTATGGCACAATATTACTGCCAGGTGATCCCGGTACTTGAAGTACCGCCATCCGCGTTCACGCCTGCGCCTAAAGTTGATTCCGCCGTTGTACGCCTGGTCCCTCACGCGACGATGCCGTACCCGGTCAAAGACGTTCGCGTCCTGAGCCGCATTACGACCGAAGCGTTTAACCAGCGCCGTAAAACGGTACGTAACAGCCTCGGTAATCTGTTCAGCGTTGAAGTGCTGACGGAACTGGGTGTTGATCCGGCGCTGCGAGCGGAAAATATCTCTGTCGCCCAATACTGCCGGATGGCTAACTATCTGTCAGAAAAAGCGTCATCGAAGGAGAGTTAA
- the apaG gene encoding Co2+/Mg2+ efflux protein ApaG, which translates to MINSPRVCIQVQSVYIEAQSSPDDERYVFAYTVTIRNLGRAPVQLLGRYWLITNGHGRETEVQGEGVVGVQPHIDPGEEYQYTSGAVIETPLGTMQGHYEMIDEKGVAFTIDIPVFRLAVPTLIH; encoded by the coding sequence ATGATCAATTCGCCCCGAGTGTGTATTCAGGTACAAAGCGTCTATATTGAGGCGCAATCCTCACCTGATGATGAACGTTACGTTTTTGCCTATACCGTAACCATCCGCAATTTGGGGCGAGCGCCGGTGCAACTGTTGGGACGTTACTGGTTGATTACCAATGGTCATGGCCGTGAAACCGAAGTTCAGGGTGAAGGTGTGGTTGGCGTTCAGCCCCACATTGATCCCGGTGAAGAGTACCAATATACCAGCGGCGCGGTGATTGAAACCCCGCTGGGCACCATGCAGGGTCATTACGAAATGATCGATGAGAAAGGCGTTGCCTTTACCATCGACATTCCCGTATTCAGGCTCGCCGTTCCAACGCTCATCCACTAA
- the apaH gene encoding bis(5'-nucleosyl)-tetraphosphatase (symmetrical) ApaH, whose translation MATYLIGDVHGCYDELIALLHQVNFAPGKDTLWLTGDLVARGPGSLDVLRYVKSLGDSVRLVLGNHDLHLLAVFAGISRNKPKDRLTPLLDAPDADSLLNWLRRQPLLQVDEEKKLVMAHAGITPQWDLQTAKDCARDVEAVLSSDSYPFFLDAMYGDMPNNWTPELTGLARLRFITNAFTRMRYCFPNGQLDMYSKESPEDAPAPLKPWFAIPGPVSDAYSIAFGHWASLEGKGTPEGVYALDTGCCWGGDLTCLRWEDKQYFTQPSNRHLKLDPGEAVNA comes from the coding sequence ATGGCAACATACCTCATTGGCGACGTTCACGGTTGTTACGACGAACTGATCGCATTGCTGCATCAAGTCAATTTTGCCCCTGGGAAAGATACCTTATGGCTCACAGGCGACCTGGTCGCGCGTGGCCCCGGCTCGCTTGACGTACTGCGTTATGTCAAATCGCTTGGCGACAGCGTAAGGTTAGTCTTAGGTAATCACGATTTGCACCTGCTGGCCGTATTTGCAGGCATCAGCCGGAATAAACCCAAAGACCGGCTCACGCCGCTACTCGATGCCCCGGATGCGGATTCTCTGCTGAACTGGCTACGTCGCCAACCGCTGTTACAGGTTGATGAAGAGAAGAAGCTGGTGATGGCGCATGCCGGGATTACACCACAGTGGGATCTCCAAACCGCGAAAGACTGCGCCCGCGATGTCGAAGCCGTGCTATCGAGCGACTCGTACCCGTTCTTTCTTGATGCCATGTATGGCGACATGCCAAATAACTGGACGCCGGAACTGACCGGATTGGCACGCCTACGTTTTATTACTAACGCCTTTACCCGCATGCGTTACTGTTTCCCGAATGGCCAGCTGGATATGTACAGCAAAGAGTCGCCGGAAGACGCGCCCGCTCCACTGAAACCGTGGTTTGCCATCCCAGGACCGGTCAGTGACGCCTATAGCATTGCCTTTGGGCACTGGGCCTCACTGGAGGGTAAAGGGACGCCGGAAGGGGTTTACGCGCTGGATACAGGCTGCTGTTGGGGCGGGGATCTCACCTGTCTGCGCTGGGAAGACAAACAGTACTTTACTCAGCCGTCAAATCGCCATCTGAAGCTGGATCCCGGTGAGGCGGTAAACGCCTGA